The following is a genomic window from Arthrobacter sp. NicSoilB4.
GCCCAGGACCGGGGCCGGGCCGGGGGCGCCGCCGTCGAGCCCGGTCAGGGTGATAACCCGGCCGCGGTCGCTCGCCTGGGTGTCCACGACGGCGTCGTTGGCAATCAGCAGCAGATCGGCAGGCTTCTGCTGGAGCGGCCGCTGCTCGTCGATCCTGGCCAGCAGCAGCAGGTCCTCCACCATGGCGCCCATCCGTTTGGCCTCGCTCTCGATCCGCCCCATGGCGGTCGCCACATCCTCCGGGGTGGACAGGGCGCCGTGCCGGTACAGCTCGGAGAAGCCGCGGATCGTCACGAGCGGGGTGCGCAGTTCATGCGAGGCGTCGGCGGCGAAGCGGCGCATCCGGGCCTCGGAGGCCATCCGGGCGGCGAAGGCCGTTTCGATGTGGGCAAGCATGGCATTGAGGGAGCTGCCCAGCCGGCCCACCTCCGTGTTGGGGTTTTCGATTTCCACCCGGCGTGAGAGATCGCCCGCCGCAATGGCCGCGGCGGTCTTTTCGACCCGGGCCAGCGGCCGGAACGACCGGGAAATGCTCCAGGTGGCGATGAAAAAGGCCAGGACAAGGGTCAGCAGCCCGACGCCGACCACCACCAGGACGGCATGTTCCATAACGGAATCGACCGGCCACAAGGGGAGCCCGATGACCACCACGGAGCTGCGGTTGTTGCTGTCCACAACATTGAGCGCGACCACCCGCCAGTTGCGTCCGTCCGTGCCCCGGACCTGGAAGGGGTTCTGCTGCCGGTCCGCGGTCTCGGCGGCGGTGATGCTGGTGATGTCGGGGCGGACTTCCTTGTTCCCGCCGAACGGCACCGGCGGCTGCCCCGGCGCGAAGAGCATCAGGGAGTAGTCCGTGGGGATGCTCTGGTTCTGGTCCTGCAGCTGGCTGAAGGACTGCTGCTGGCGGACCGAGGCGACCGCGGCCCGCAGCTTGTCGTCGACCTGCCCCTGCAGGTAGCTATGCAGCAGGGTCAGGGTGCCGGCGCCGGTGGCGGTGAGGGCCACCAGCATCAGCGCGGTCATAATGGCGACCAGCTGCGACCGCAGCGACGCCGACTTCCAACGGTGCAGCAACAGGGTCAGCGCTTCTCGGCCGTCCGCAGCACGTAGCCGACGCCGCGTTTGGTCTGGATCAGCGCCGGGGCGTCGGGATCAATGTCCACCTTGCGGCGCAGATAGGAAATGTAGGACTCCACGATCGAGGCGTCGCCGTTGAAGTCGTATTCCCAGACGTGGTCCAGGATCTGGGCCTTGGACAGCACGCGGTTGGGGTTCAGCATGAGGTAGCGCAGGAGCTTGAATTCGGTGGGCGACAGCTCGATCACCGTGCCGCCGCGGCGCACCTCGTGGGCGTCGTCGTCGAGTTCCAGGTCATCGACGCGGATGACCGCGTCGTCGTCCTGCAACGGCTGGGTGCGGCGCAGCACGGCTCGGATGCGGGCCACCACCTCGTCGAGGCTGAACGGCTTGGTGACGTAGTCGTCGCCGCCCACGGTCAGGCCCATCACCTTGTCTTCGGTGTCATCCTTGGCGGTCAGGAAGAGGACGGGGAAGTGTTTGCCCGCAGCGCGCAGCCTGCGGGTGACGGTGAAGCCGTCCATATCCGGCAGCATGACGTCCAGGACGGCCAGATCCGGGGAATGGAGATCCGCCGCCGCCAAGGCCTCGCGCCCGTTGGACGCCGACACGACTTCGAAGCCGGCAAAGCGCAGGGACGTGGACAGCAGCTCGCGGATGTTCGGTTCATCATCGACGACGAGCAGCTTGGCTTCGGGACCGTTCTTTTTCATGATTCCCATGATCCTCCCAGACTCTGGGAGTTTTCTGAATGCCAGATGTGCGTTGCGTGTTCCCGGCACGCCCGGTTGCCGGTACGCCGCGCACTGCCCGGGGCCCAGGAGTTCCGGGCGGTCAGCTCACTGTCCCGACGTCCTTGGCGTCCATGATCCGGTAGGCGTAGCCCTGCTCGGCCAGGAAGCGCTGGCGCTTGGCCGCGAAGTCCTGGTCCAGCGTGTCCCGGGCCACCAGGGAGTAGAAGCGTGCCGCGCGGCCGTCCTTCTTGGGCCGCAAAAGCCGGCCAAGGCGCTGGGCCTCCTCCTGCCGGGAGCCGAAGGAGCCGGAGACCTGGATCGCGACGGACGCCTCGGGCAGGTCGATGGAGAAGTTGGCGACCTTGGACACCACGAGGGTCTGCACGTCGCCGGCGCGGAAGGCATCAAAGAGTTTCTGGCGTTCTTTGACGGATGTGTCGCCCTTGATGACCGGCGCCTGCAGGCGCTCTCCGATCTCGTCCAGCTGGTCGATGTACTGGCCGATCACCAGCAGCTGCTCGCCGGCATGCTCGGCGACGAGCTGTTCCACCACCAGGGTCTTGGATTCGGACGTGGCGCACAGCCGGTACTTGTCGGCGTCCTCGGCCATCGCGTAGGCCACGCGTTCGTCGCGGGGCAGGTCGATCCGGACCTCGACGCAGTCGGCGGGCGCGATGTAGCCCTGCGCCTCGATGTCCTTCCACGGCGCGTCGTAGCGCTTGGGTCCGATCAGGCTGAAGACCTCGCCCTCGCGGCCGTCTTCGCGGACCAGCGTGGCGGTGAGGCCGAGCCTGCGGCGGGCCTGCAAATCCGCCGTCATCCGGAAGATCGGGGCGGGCAGGAGGTGGACCTCGTCGTAGATGATGAGTCCCCAGTCGTTGCCGTCCACCAGCTCCAGATGGGGGTACAGCCCGCCCCGCTTGGTGGTCAGGACCTGGTACGTGGCGATCGTGACGGGACGGACCTCCTTGACGGAGCCGGAGTATTCGCCGATCTCCTCCTCGGTGAGGGACGTCCGCTTGAGGAGTTCGTCCTTCCACTGCCTGGCGGACACCGTGTTGGTCACCAGGATCAGGGTGGTGGTGGAGCTGGTGGCCATCGCGGCGGCCCCCACCAGTGTTTTGCCTGCCCCGCACGGGAGCACGACGACGCCGCTGCCGCCGGCCCAGAACTTCTCCATCGCCAGCTGCTGGTAGGGGCGGAGCTTCCAGCCGGACTCGTCGAGCATGATGGGGTGCGGCGTGCCGTCGACGTAGCCGGCCAGGTCCTCGGCAGGCCAGCCGATCTTCAGCAGCAGCTGCTTGAGCTGCCCGCGCTGGGAGGAGTGCACCACAACGGTTTCGCCGTCGATCCTCGGGCCCAGCAGAGGTGCGATCTTCTTGGCGCGGCTGACTTCCTCCAGCACCGGATAGTCAGAAGTGCGCATGACCAGTCCGTGCTGGGAATCCTTTTCGAGCCGCAGCCGGCCGTACCGGGACATGGTCTCTTCGACGTCGATCAGCAGGGAATGCGGCACGGGGAAACGCGAGTACTTCAGCAGTGTATCCAGCACTTTTTCGGCGTCGAGGCCGGCGGCCCGGGCGTTCCAGAGGCCCAGCGGCGTGAGCCGGTAGCTGTGGACGTGTTCGGGGGCGCGTTCCAGTTCGGCGAAGGCGGCGATGGCGTGGCGTGCTTCGGTGGCGAGTTCGTGGTCGACTTCGAGCAGGATGGTCTTGTCACTCTGGACGATCAGCGGTCCGTCGTTCACTGGAGCAATTCCTCTGCGGCTTCTACGTCAATAATCCGGTGGATGGACAGTACACGTTCGGTGTCCTTCTCCGGATCGAACACCCGGACCCGTCCACCGTTCACAGCTACCGGAACAACAGTTTCCCGCACGGAATTCCCCAGGCTATCGACGACGTTCATCACCACGCGCTGTTTGAGCCGGATCGCCTTTTGCAAGGTCTCCAGGCCCAGCTGGGTTGCCTCCTCGCTGCCGGGGGCCGCGGCGGGATGTCCGGCGGCGCCCCCCGCTGAGGGCCGTCCGCTGCGCAGCACCGCCAGCTGGGCGTCGACGTCGGCTTCCGGAGGGGCGGTTCGCGGGGCGCTGTAGACCGGCCGGGCGCTGCCGGGCAGCGCGGTGGTGCGGCGCAGCCGGATGCCGCCGGCCTCGGATTCCTCGACCGCCGGGGACAGCCCCAGGCTCCGAAGGACATGCGCTGTGTCCCGGGGCGCGGCGTGCGAGACAAGGACGGTGGGTGCGATCCGGACCAAGCCGAGGCCGGACGCGCCGGGCGTGTTCAGCAGTTCCAGGAGCGCCGTCTCGTCGTCGCTCTGGATGAAGCTCGTGGCGGCCCCCACCCGCAGCCTGGCATGGCGGGATGCCGTGTCCTCGATCAGATACTTCAGCGGCTGCGGGATTGCTGTGGCCGAGTGCAGGCCCAGGAAATCCAGCAAGGCCTGGGCATCCTGGCCCGCGTCGAGCGCGCGCCGGACCGAGGAGACGGAGAAACGGTAGATCGTGGCCGGGCCCTGGCCTTCGGCGTCGGCCATGGTGAGGAGTTTTTCGGTCAGTTCCGGAGCGAGGTAGCCGGGCGCGACGGCGGTGAGATCGGCCTGGAGCAGCACATGGTTCAGGGCCGCCGGCAGGTGTTCGCCCAGGATTCCCAGCGCCTCGTCAGGATTTTCGGCGGCGATTGCCGCCCCGATCTGGCTGAGGGCGCCCGAACCGATGAGGCCGAGCATCTCCGCCTCGGCCAGGACACCCCGGATCAGGGAGCTGAAACGCCGTGCCATCCGGGGCTGGGTCCAGTCGGCGCGCTCCAGCACCGCGGCGGCGTCCAGCACCGGGGCCTGCCCGTCCGACGCCGCGGCCTCCTGGGTCAGTTCAGCCAGAATTTCCAGGATCCGTTTCCGGACCACCGGGGCGTCCGGGCGCTGGGCTTCGGCCGAAAGGGCGTTGATGGTACTGCCGGCGGCGCCGCGGTGGCCGGCCATGGCAGCGGACTGGCCGTTGACGGGCTGTCCGACGAGGGAGGGCGCCCGCTCGCTGGCGAGCCAGGCATTGACGAGCCAGAGCCACTGCTCCTGCCGCGGAAGCGTCAGCCATTCAAGCTGCGCCGGCTGGACCCAGGCGGAACTGTCCACGTCCAGGCGGATGAGTCCGGCCAGGGCGCACAACTCCGCCAGCACACCGGCGTCGTGCATCTCGAGACGCAGCCCGTCCGCGAGGCGCTTCAGCTCGCGGACGCCCACGCCGCCGCTGCGCAGGGTGACGAGGGGCTGCTCGCGGACGATATAGAGCAGTTCACCGACCAGCCGCAATGTCTCGGCGATGGCGCCCAGCGCGGCATTGCGGCGCAGGGCGGCCGTGGTGGAACCCAGCCGTGGCACCGGGGGAGTCAGCGCGAACTTCTCGATGACAAAGCCGCCGCGCAGCGAGACGCCGACGCTGTGCGGAAGTTCAACGTGGGCCGCGTCCAGCGGCACCAGCAGCCCGCGGGCGAGGAGCCAGCCCACCGGCCCGACGTCGGCGGGCTCGTGCAGCACGGAGGCGCGCCGTTGCGCCTGGGGCACGGCGCCCATGGCCCAGTTTCCGAAGCGTGCGAGCAGCGCGGTGGTGCGTTCCGGGGCGGTGTCCAGGATCTGCCGGAGGGACTCCGGTGTGGCCGTCCAGTGCTGCAGCGACAGGGCGGCTTCCATCGGCGTGGTCGCGGGGGAGACCGCCGCGCCGCTGCGGTGGAGTTCCGCGACGAGCTGGACCACGCGCTGCGCGAAGGCCGGCTGGAGCCGCACGAGTTCGGTGTAGCTGCGCCCCAACCCCGCCGGATAGATGCCGATCACGTCCTTGAGGCTGCCCACCGGCAGGTAATACCGCTGCTTCGGCCCGGCGGCCGGGGCGCCGTGCGGTGGCTCCGCCCGGTGGACGAGGGCCAGTTCCTGCAGCGAATGCAGCATCTTTTCGATAGAGGCCAGCGTGGAGCCGTTGATCAGCTTCTTCAGCATCGGGGCGGAGGCGCTGTGCCCGGT
Proteins encoded in this region:
- a CDS encoding HAMP domain-containing sensor histidine kinase — its product is MLHRWKSASLRSQLVAIMTALMLVALTATGAGTLTLLHSYLQGQVDDKLRAAVASVRQQQSFSQLQDQNQSIPTDYSLMLFAPGQPPVPFGGNKEVRPDITSITAAETADRQQNPFQVRGTDGRNWRVVALNVVDSNNRSSVVVIGLPLWPVDSVMEHAVLVVVGVGLLTLVLAFFIATWSISRSFRPLARVEKTAAAIAAGDLSRRVEIENPNTEVGRLGSSLNAMLAHIETAFAARMASEARMRRFAADASHELRTPLVTIRGFSELYRHGALSTPEDVATAMGRIESEAKRMGAMVEDLLLLARIDEQRPLQQKPADLLLIANDAVVDTQASDRGRVITLTGLDGGAPGPAPVLGDEAKLRQVVGNLVGNSLRYTPEGTPIELAVGVRTAGDGTRQSVIEVRDHGPGVPDEEAARIFERFYRADTSRTRETGGSGLGLAIVAAIVGSHSGTVRVTKTDGGGATLVVSLPFLDDSLADQGSSAGAGARDGAAE
- a CDS encoding response regulator transcription factor; the encoded protein is MKKNGPEAKLLVVDDEPNIRELLSTSLRFAGFEVVSASNGREALAAADLHSPDLAVLDVMLPDMDGFTVTRRLRAAGKHFPVLFLTAKDDTEDKVMGLTVGGDDYVTKPFSLDEVVARIRAVLRRTQPLQDDDAVIRVDDLELDDDAHEVRRGGTVIELSPTEFKLLRYLMLNPNRVLSKAQILDHVWEYDFNGDASIVESYISYLRRKVDIDPDAPALIQTKRGVGYVLRTAEKR
- a CDS encoding DNA repair helicase XPB — translated: MNDGPLIVQSDKTILLEVDHELATEARHAIAAFAELERAPEHVHSYRLTPLGLWNARAAGLDAEKVLDTLLKYSRFPVPHSLLIDVEETMSRYGRLRLEKDSQHGLVMRTSDYPVLEEVSRAKKIAPLLGPRIDGETVVVHSSQRGQLKQLLLKIGWPAEDLAGYVDGTPHPIMLDESGWKLRPYQQLAMEKFWAGGSGVVVLPCGAGKTLVGAAAMATSSTTTLILVTNTVSARQWKDELLKRTSLTEEEIGEYSGSVKEVRPVTIATYQVLTTKRGGLYPHLELVDGNDWGLIIYDEVHLLPAPIFRMTADLQARRRLGLTATLVREDGREGEVFSLIGPKRYDAPWKDIEAQGYIAPADCVEVRIDLPRDERVAYAMAEDADKYRLCATSESKTLVVEQLVAEHAGEQLLVIGQYIDQLDEIGERLQAPVIKGDTSVKERQKLFDAFRAGDVQTLVVSKVANFSIDLPEASVAIQVSGSFGSRQEEAQRLGRLLRPKKDGRAARFYSLVARDTLDQDFAAKRQRFLAEQGYAYRIMDAKDVGTVS
- a CDS encoding helicase-associated domain-containing protein, translated to MSLIRALSKELQARSDDSLRALFSARPDLISPGVPDFAALAARASGRVSVQRALERLNRPEMQVLETLHLCTNTDTGHSASAPMLKKLINGSTLASIEKMLHSLQELALVHRAEPPHGAPAAGPKQRYYLPVGSLKDVIGIYPAGLGRSYTELVRLQPAFAQRVVQLVAELHRSGAAVSPATTPMEAALSLQHWTATPESLRQILDTAPERTTALLARFGNWAMGAVPQAQRRASVLHEPADVGPVGWLLARGLLVPLDAAHVELPHSVGVSLRGGFVIEKFALTPPVPRLGSTTAALRRNAALGAIAETLRLVGELLYIVREQPLVTLRSGGVGVRELKRLADGLRLEMHDAGVLAELCALAGLIRLDVDSSAWVQPAQLEWLTLPRQEQWLWLVNAWLASERAPSLVGQPVNGQSAAMAGHRGAAGSTINALSAEAQRPDAPVVRKRILEILAELTQEAAASDGQAPVLDAAAVLERADWTQPRMARRFSSLIRGVLAEAEMLGLIGSGALSQIGAAIAAENPDEALGILGEHLPAALNHVLLQADLTAVAPGYLAPELTEKLLTMADAEGQGPATIYRFSVSSVRRALDAGQDAQALLDFLGLHSATAIPQPLKYLIEDTASRHARLRVGAATSFIQSDDETALLELLNTPGASGLGLVRIAPTVLVSHAAPRDTAHVLRSLGLSPAVEESEAGGIRLRRTTALPGSARPVYSAPRTAPPEADVDAQLAVLRSGRPSAGGAAGHPAAAPGSEEATQLGLETLQKAIRLKQRVVMNVVDSLGNSVRETVVPVAVNGGRVRVFDPEKDTERVLSIHRIIDVEAAEELLQ